Proteins from a genomic interval of Actinoalloteichus hymeniacidonis:
- a CDS encoding ABC transporter ATP-binding protein, with protein sequence MTLGLRGLSVHYGSTIAVSEVDLTVADGEVVALLGPSGCGKSTLLRAVAGLEQPASGAVCWDEQDLAAVAVHRRGFGLVFQDGQLFPHRDVAGNVAFGLRMAGIDRAARVERVTELLELVGLRGYGNRSVTSLSGGEAQRVALARALAPRPRLLLLDEPLSALDRVLREQLAIDLAEVLRATGSTALVVTHDHDEAFTLADRVAVMHRGRLEQIGRPDEVWRRPASPTVAAFLGCTTQLPGEVQDGIASCALGSVRLAEAAVPQDGSVLLGLRSTALTADPVGELAGTVIQRVHRRDHVRLLVEPRDPAISAAVRTAKGADAIVEAVAPVADAPAPGEPVRLSLAAEGIAIVRTH encoded by the coding sequence ATGACCTTGGGCTTGCGCGGGCTGTCCGTGCACTACGGCTCGACGATCGCGGTGTCCGAGGTGGACCTGACGGTGGCCGACGGCGAGGTCGTGGCGCTGCTCGGCCCCTCCGGCTGCGGGAAGTCCACCCTGTTGCGGGCGGTGGCAGGCTTGGAACAGCCCGCTTCGGGCGCGGTGTGCTGGGACGAACAGGATCTGGCGGCCGTAGCCGTGCATCGACGGGGCTTCGGTCTGGTCTTCCAGGACGGCCAACTCTTCCCGCATCGCGATGTGGCGGGCAATGTCGCCTTCGGACTGCGGATGGCCGGGATCGACCGGGCGGCGCGGGTTGAACGGGTGACCGAACTACTCGAATTGGTCGGGCTGCGGGGCTATGGCAACCGGTCGGTGACCAGCCTGTCCGGCGGTGAGGCGCAACGGGTGGCCTTGGCCAGGGCCTTGGCACCGAGGCCGCGACTGCTGTTGCTCGACGAACCGTTGTCGGCGCTGGATCGAGTGTTGCGGGAACAGTTGGCCATCGATCTCGCGGAGGTACTGCGGGCCACGGGGAGCACCGCGTTGGTGGTGACCCACGACCACGATGAGGCGTTCACGCTGGCCGATCGGGTCGCGGTGATGCATCGGGGGCGGCTGGAGCAGATCGGGCGTCCCGACGAGGTGTGGCGGCGGCCCGCCTCGCCGACGGTGGCCGCGTTCCTGGGCTGCACCACCCAGTTGCCCGGCGAGGTGCAGGACGGGATCGCGAGTTGTGCGTTGGGCTCGGTGCGGCTGGCCGAGGCAGCAGTGCCGCAGGACGGTTCGGTGCTGTTGGGCTTGCGTTCGACCGCGTTGACCGCCGATCCGGTGGGGGAGCTGGCGGGGACGGTGATCCAGCGGGTGCACCGCCGCGATCATGTCCGGCTGCTCGTGGAACCGCGGGACCCGGCGATCTCGGCGGCTGTCCGAACTGCGAAAGGCGCGGACGCCATCGTCGAGGCGGTCGCCCCGGTGGCCGATGCGCCTGCACCCGGTGAGCCGGTGCGGCTTTCGCTGGCAGCCGAGGGGATCGCCATCGTGCGAACCCACTGA